The sequence below is a genomic window from Harmonia axyridis chromosome 1, icHarAxyr1.1, whole genome shotgun sequence.
GAACGATACCTACAACCTGTTATTGCGGTAGGATTTATTTTAGTTAATTATACGGATGTGTCCAATTATTTCATGCGTATTCAGAACATTCGATACGAAAATGATACCTACACTGCTCGAAAAAATCCATGCATTTCTTCTTCTCTTTTGCGTGCATACTTCAGGAGAACAGGAGAAATTTGGAATTCAGttgtaaaataacaaaataaaagttCATACAAAATTTTGCCAGATGGTGTTATTGGATGATAAGGATAATTTTGTGTGTTGAATTTCATATTTCAGAATCTTCCTTTCAGATTTCACTAAAATTTTGTGTGTATTTAAGATACATCGGTAATTGGTTATTCGAAAATTCTGGCATATAGCTCTTACCCAGGAAAAACGCATCAAGTTGTCTGTTTTTGATAACTCTGCGAACCGGAGAACTGCCCtcagaaataattttcatgttttgtcgatttcattgcAATCAGACACAGGAAAATTTgggtaaatttcaataaaaagatctTTTTCACCCAAAAGACTGTGAATCAAGGTATCTAAtgtgaaaatttctgaaaagtAAATCAATATCTACTTTGATCTTGAATATTCTTCATTGAATATCTATTTTGAATATCCAACTtcacaatcagtttttctcgcCTTGATGTTCATTTCATAACGAATATAACTGATTTCGTTTGGATCTGTtctttgaattgattttcacttattaaaaaaatggataaagaaaaattcaaggaatattactgttttatattttattcatgaCAAAATGAGAATGGATAATGACTGATAAATGgaaaagtgaatgaaataataaataaataaataaataaatacgtaCTACCTTCtatatgaacaaaataatgaataaattaaacaGTCGGTTCAATATCTATAATCAATAAGTAAATAAACAAACATATCTGAGAGTTTTATTCACTCGTCAAGAAATTCAAAATCGTCTAGAGAAATAACATATAGCTTTGAGATATTTGACTATTACCTTAAGTCTGAATCAAAAACTATGGAATTCTAACACCTTTGGAATTAAGATTAGATTTTTGTGTGAATTTCATcgcctttttttcaatttgatgcAAATCACAAAGTATTTTAGAACCTTAtctcattataatataattatttttgtcgaatgaattcttgaaaaaagttCGTAACATATTAAttcttaatatttttaaataaattgGTTTTGTTCAATTATTCTGAACATATTGTTTGAGTGGGAATGTTAACACTTTACTAGAAATCTTTTGTTAGGTTCGTTAGTTATGTGATAACTATGAAACTatggtatatacagggtggtccaacgaaaacatAACACCCCATTTTTTCAActctaaaatgaaaatgtgggaaATCGCTCAGACcagtcaatttctgattcgagggggaacaacttttccgcttttttcatcACCGTAACTTCTAACTTCAACCCCCTTACAGGGGTGAGCGcgaccccttgattttgaacaAGGATGAGGTGTGTTGCGATAACTTATTTCGAAGATCTCATCCAGTACTAAATGACCCTAAAATTTCAGTTtaaaatatccatcgataatgacataacagcgaaaatagtgaaataggcaatgtggaatttatctcgaaaatattattcgtatccgacacatttcaaaggtatttagTAGTTTATATTCTTTCACTATTTTACCCGTCATTTCGTTatcaatggaaattttgaatcGAAATTTAAGGTTCAAATAGTATAGGTACTCGATAAaacgataagatcttcaaatgaggtatcgcaaAATCTCTCATCCCCATTCAAAATCAAAGAGTTGAATTCACCCACGTTAAGGGGTTGCgaagaaagaaaaatttttcccTCCTCGAAGAAATTGGCggatttctaaattttcattttaaagccggAATATCGAAGTGTTAAGTTCTCGTTGGACCAGACTGTATTTAAAGGATTGATGTTATTAAAATAACAAGTCTATTTTATTCAATTGTCTTGTTTTTCAAAAGGTAGTaaactcataaaaatttaaaccATCAAGAACCGCCTTTTTTGATGAAACCTAAGaaacacaacaaaaaaaatccatGAAATATAAGATGATGATTTAGATTTCAACCTACGAATAAGGTGCTGCTTCGAATAATTTCTAGAAATTTTCCTGAGAATGTTTGTTCTGATTTAGATTGCAAAACTGTTCGACCTTTTAAAGAGTAGTTCGTTGATAAGGATCCCCCCTagcaaaaacaacaacaaaaaattgtgaaattgtattcaagtttgaaatttgatattatttttatattgccTATTTTTCGTAGGCAATTTTTGGTGAAATGATTAACTTTGATGATAtgaatctttttcaaaaaaaaaactcacatTTACAAATGCCCTGTGTAAGTAAACTTTCAATACCTCTACATACTGAATTGTCGTGTTCAAAATTATTGTCTTCAGATTAGATGATCTATTTTGATATTTGTGACCTCACTAACGAAGTTGTTTCAAcatattcttcaaaaaacttcttgctgatttaaaaatgaaaaaaaaggattaatgTTAATTCAGTCAATAGCCttaatttcagaaatgaagCTTTGAGTATTTATGTAAGGTATAGGAACTTTAGTTGTGAAATCATTCGACAAATGCAATCCTGGAATATCGAGTGTTATTCTGGCATACctacttatcaacaaatttaagTAGACTGATTGAATCATTACTTAGTCAACGAATGAATAAAGTCTCCTGGTTCTTGTATCGCGAAAAAAATGTcctataattgaacaattcaagcATTAGTCGCATATTTGGTGTAATATCCATAATTTGGTATAACCTGCTGGCTTTGACTACCATATATAGCCTTGGTGGTAGGCTGAACATCTGCGTTATCCGATCTATCCCATCCATGGTGGTGGTAAGCTGATGGTATCGACTGAACAAAAGGTACTACTGCAGGTCTTCTAGCTTCCTGAAGACGGGCCAGCACGCTGCTCATTCCAACAACCAGAAGGAGGAAACCGATGAATCCATTGTTGACAGCAACTAAGGTTACGATGAGAAGAAGAGTGAATGCTATTCCTAGTTTGAAGAAAATTGCTGGAAGGATTATCATGAACCTCTTAACTGCATGATGAACGAAAGTTCGgcctgaaattaataaaaaaatgttaattttgTCATGAGTGTTGCAAATTTTAGGCACATATTTTAGATTACTACAATAATTTTACGGATAGGGCTTTGTGGTTTACAGGGTGTTGGCCTTGAGGTTGTGCCACAGGCTATTAACCAGGTATTAACttattctcaacaaaaaatgttctaaaatttcattctccattcaaaattcgaattcaaattcgaGATATGCTATTTCCGATAATATACCTTTGTTATcgttcgaagaaaaaaatttaactccctgaaatttctcgaaaactatgtaAGCTATATTTGCttcaattttgtaaaaaaaaatcgtatgCCATACATATACTCCATTGATCCTCATAGCCCGAGAACACgatacttgattttttttttaaatcaagaagacataattaaaaaaaattatatatggtAAACGCACCAATCTCttacaattatttcaaataaaatactcCTAACGTGAAACCCTAGACCTTATTGTTCCGGATATCTAAATACTTCAAATGTTTATTGGAATTTCGAAACGAATCACACCGGGTTCGAATCACGATACTAagtttttgttacattttttttgtatattttttcataaattttcgaaatagttaggttgaaagagaaaataaaatattatagtgTTTCTGTGTGTGGGGCTTTAAAATCAAAGATGTGCCAATGAAACCAAAGACGAAAGataacacaggccaacaaattaaaaaaaaaatttggtgccagaaatctaacatctgattttagatgtttttaatgtgctgattccaaaaatgccaccagattttttctatcagctctagtttttgagatacacgttacaggttaaatgatatattagaaaaaatgggtttgcctgaatacactccagatgattggcgcctttttattgacagttcaaaacgtagtttaaaatgtgttcttttacataacggtaacaaatatggctcaattcctattggtcattctactaccatgaaggaagaatatgaaacaatagcattagttttgagaaaaattaaatacggagaacatcagtggtcattttgtgttgatttcaaaatggttaacttcctccttggacagcagagtggttatacaaaaaaatccttgttttttgtgccttagggacagcagagctaaaaatgagcaaaacaacaaaaattggccttcaagagatgtcatgattcaaggaatactaaacgtgatcaacgaacctttggtttcaagagaaaaaatcttacttctgcccttgcatatcaagctaggcctaatgaagcaatttgtgaaggccttaAATTGAGATGGAAATTGTATTGggtatttgtcacgtaaatttcctggcattagcacggaaaaactaaaagctggtatatttgatggtcctcaaataaggcaacttgttaaagatccacaattcaccacatcaatgaacgagactgaatctaacgcttggagttcatttgttcaagtagtacaaaattttcttggcaatcataaagcagagaattacgtagaattagtggaaactatgctttcaaattttaatattctcggctgtaacatgagtataaaagttcactacctccacagccacctagatcgttttccagaaaacttaggtgattgtagtgaagaacagggggaaagattccaccaggatattaaaactatggaagatcgttatcaaggacgatgggatagccacatgatggcggactactgctggagccttcagcgagactgccctagtaaactccattctagaaaatcgtataaaagaaaatttttatgtgattagtgactaatgtaattgtgtaaattaagtttttgcaataaatacttaaatccatgtgtctttgttttttttaactgtcaatggtaatattatatattataacagttataacgtaaattatatacacaatttttttaaaaatctcaaaaactagatctgatagacaaaatctgagaaattttttttcattctgcatccaaatattactcaggaacagttaaaaaatcgcaggcaccaaaatgtgtgttggcctgtgtaatCAATACTCTtttaaatccataaatatttatCTAACCATTTCTAACCACCTCGCAAGAGTTTAAACATTTATTTCGTTTATAGCACATTTCTGCATTTACATTATCAGTCATTATTATCAATACTCCACTCTTGAATTTATGTTGAAGCATTCGTTGAAGAATAAAGAAACATTTGTCCTCAATCGTTAATATTATTTACCTACCTACTAGATATTTGTCATTCACCCTACTTATTTTATCATACTTCTATTGTGAAGTTCAATTTTACTCCCATTTTATCTTccatcaataaaatatcttcGTTCTAATTCGAATCCCTATAGTTTTCAAGATTATTTCAACaaattgatatacagggtggccactttttcaatgggattgtattggagaaaaagttgcatgcatagaagcattagcaagcagttcaaacaaatcgagattatcagggccggttattgagatatcataaaaaagtaaattctgtcattttgatttttctttttttcccactttatttcaaatattatcaaaaaatgttacaggaattttttattcgacagtaaattgttctcaatttgacgtaatcagatttcgtatccaacgtttcgtgctctctgggccaccctcaacctcatttttttctatacggacctgtatattttatgacacttttcgaaataacttttaacgctgaattcaacgatatgtcatacaatgtcattcaaagttgattttcaggtgattttgacccttatccaattttctttgggtcggatctgtagtgaatgcaattcatcaaaaactgctgttaataaaatagtcaagagacgcgaatacaatgattttaaatttgaataccaagccttgcaaaatttatatcgtaatgatatcaaaataaagttcgattctggaacaaatgacaaatccaacaatagtgatttctcgcgacaagattgagaatgtattggaaggtattcaagaagacgaaataagcaaatgtataagaagtatgggttccagaaccgttaagtgcattttacaaaatggtggacatttcgaacacttacttcattcattttcatttactttcgaataatcattcgatttttctttcattaaatgataattcgtttaattattatgaattgaaatatgtaaataattataacttgtttcttgatttgattctgatattatgttccatttagttcaatatgagtatgttgattttctcatcgaaatgtattgcttgtttttaattaaactaaaggtaccgaaatgtaatacagatccgacccaaagaaatttggataagggtcaaaatcacctgaaaatcaactttgaatgacattgtatgatatatcgttgaattcagagttaaaagttatttcgaaaagtgtcataaaatatacaggtccgtattgaaaaaaatgaggttgagggtggcccagagagc
It includes:
- the LOC123670931 gene encoding uncharacterized protein LOC123670931 — protein: MKPVKMKFGILAVFFVVCFSCICAAPRESPVEDIKDADKTMEVAGRELIEQGRTFVHHAVKRFMIILPAIFFKLGIAFTLLLIVTLVAVNNGFIGFLLLVVGMSSVLARLQEARRPAVVPFVQSIPSAYHHHGWDRSDNADVQPTTKAIYGSQSQQVIPNYGYYTKYATNA